GACATCATAAACACACGGAGGATCAAAGAACAAGGACACCCAAGAGTAAAGTACTAACTTTACTACTGAAAGTATTAAGGATGTAGTAAACAAGGAGCCACACTATCACTATAACAAGAAACACATAGGAGGGTTAGTTTCAAAAGGTGTGTCAGGACGGGTATCACAGCTGGTGGTTGGAATCTCTCAAGGGAAGCAAACTAAGGGAGCAAACAACATGTCATAACAATGTACAATCATCGCCACTCTTGGAGTAAAATGTGACCGATTAAATAAATAGCTGGAATCTTTAATGACCCCAGGTGCTCGCAAATAGGATAAAAACATTGGCACAAACACGGCAGTACAACAGATCATCTGTGACGTGACGTAGGCCGTTTATTTTCCTTCtatgcctctctctctctctctgtgtccctctctctctctctctctctctttctgtgtGTATGCGTGCATTCATGCATGCGTACAcgcatgtatgtacgtatgtatctGTTATGGGCGGATGGATGAAGGCAGGGATGGAGTGTCGAATGTGTGAATGTATTTATCCCTTTTGATACATGAAATTCCTGCATGTTCTTATGCCAAAATATTCGTTGATGCTTCTTAACTGGTGTTTAGAGGACAGGATTCTGAATACCGATGCAGTTATTTTCAGTATCACTTCTTAGCGGGATATTGTTAACTTGTTATGAGGAAAACATGTCAAGCCTTAAcattgtttttagcaatatcaggaTGAAACTCGTGATTTATTTGGGGCTCTTTTCCACGTTTGTTGTTGAAAGCCGTTATTTTTCAGCTACATGAAAATGAGGAGCATCTGTTCCTTAAGATTGATTCTATTCTAGATGTTTATGGGTGTACAAAATGATGGTCTAACCAGGAGATCTcacatatatggtttgtttgtttgtttgtttgtttttgttttgattttgttcttttgtttgtttgtgtagtgtgtttgagagagagtgtgtgttcgtgtgtgtgtgttgtgtgagtgcgtgtttgtgtgagtgtgtgtgagagtgactGCGTCTGTTGTTTTAAGGTCGCGCTCAGCAATCTTCCAACTTCATGACGACACTCTGTAAATACAGGAGTCTGAACCAGGCTATCCGGTGAAAACAATCATGAGCACCTACTGAGATGGCTGATCTCACCCATATTATATTCCGTCACTTGGTTTTATATCCATTCTCTAACAGTCGATTATGCATGCTCTGTCGGCAACACACACAAATTTGACATCAGTTATCGAGAAAGATTTTGgtcgaagggaggtaactctgtgaGGGTTATCTCGACATTTGCAATTCTCTTAGTCTGAGATAAAAAATACGCAGATAGTGTCTCAGACTAAAATACACTCCTTGTTAAAACACAATGCAATCAATTTACATAATTGTTCCAATGTTATTTACAATTCATACGCGAATAGAAACGTTATGTTTACCTGGTGAGATACTGAATCAGTTTGAGAAACATGTTTCCTAAAAAGACCACGGCGAGGTGGAGAGGCAATGTACTGCTTATGTTGTatcatttttaaagaaatcaaAGTATGGTCGTATTCGCGAGGAGCTGAAGGCCAGAGTTGAAAAATGGGAGAAAGTGCGTGTTGGATATAgatttatatgtacatatggtATTCATATACAGATCCTATTTACTATCAAACAAGAAGAATGTTAACTTCAAAAGGATAAAATGAGAAAGGTTATGTGAAGGATATAAAGTGAAAGGTTATCAAATTAATGCGACATTATATGCAAATATTTAGTCTTAGTAAACACATTAATCTTACAGGTTTCAATTTAATAAAAATCAAATTAATGCATTGTGTTAACACACATAGTTACTGAATgcaaggtgactaacgggatcgggtggtcaggctccctgacttggttgacacatgtcatcggttcccaattacgcagatcgatgctcatgttgttgatcactggattgtctggtccagactcgattatttacagaccgccgccatgtagctggaatattgccgagtgcggcgtaaaacgaaactgactgactcactcactactgaatGCATACTTCGGCGGAGAGTTTTGGATCGAATATGTATTATGTGTACAGGACTCTCTTACCACATCACAGTCCCGCCCGATACTGTAGTAAAACTGGCAGACATTTATATTAACATAATATGCAGTGTCGTAACATAATCCAGTTTGTACGGCCATTGTCAGTACACTAGGTAACATAAAACAAATCGATTACGATAAAACTCGCGCATTAAGTTCTGCCCCGGAAGTGACACATTCAACAAGGAAGTCGAAACTCCAGGTGGGTGCGTCGTCATGTCTCAAAACATCCGGTTAAACCTCTCCTGATGTAGTTCCAGTCAAAATCACAGAAATACATAGATTGTAGAGGATAAATTATCTACTTAAGTCACAATTTAAGCTTACATAGCCGAGCGTCAATCAAACAGGTAATCCTATCTTTGTCTGTTCTACATGAGACGCCATTCCGCGTAGTACATGTTGCAAAATCTGTGTAATATAACCTTTAAAACGCCAGATGAGATCTGTTTGACTTTGTGGCAGTTAAACATGCGTGATTTACAAGGCATAACCTGAAACCTGTAGTTGTGACATGAATTTGAATTATTCAGTATGGTCGCTATGAGGGGGCGTAAACGAAGCCACGCGACAGGTAGGACAGGGTATTTTTAGATCAACAATGCATTAATGCATGTCACGATAACCTAAACACCCTGTGATTGTACAGTGGAGTACGCAGGTTGGAGTTGTGACTGGAAAGACAGCACACTGTGTGTGGGGTATACGGGTGGAGTACTAGTGTACGCTGGAAGATTCGTTTGATGCGATGTGTTAAGTGATATTGGTGATTTTGATTATCATAAATGATTGATAGCAGAAGGTTCATGAGAAACAGTTAGGATTAATAAAATAGGTATACGGGTGTAGTACACTGGGGACGGTGTATGCTACTAGATATTCTGCTATCAATCATTTATAATAATCAAATCCACCCATATCATCCACGCGTACCATCTGTCACTAAACACTTATCGTATCAAACGAATCTTCCAATATACACTACCACTCTACCTGTATACCCACACACATTGTGCTGTCCACATACTGGGGTGGTAAATGATAGTGTATGCCAGTGGATATCAAAACGTGGAGATTGGTGGTAAGAAGAAGTGTACATACAGGGACTTGGGGGATGCGGGTGGGGATTGATAGTATATGCTAGTAGATATCAGAAAGTGTGGGAGATATCCGTAGTGTGTATCAAAtggcatacatacatagatgagTGGGGTGGATAGTGCATGCTAGTGGATATCACACAGGGTAGAAGATTGGGTTAAGGTGTAACAAATGGTGTATATACAGAGGTGAGCGGGGATGGATAATGCGTGCCTATCTTGTGAAGTGTAATCGATGGACTAcagacaaatattttatgtgtttcAGAATGGACGCCTTCCCCAAGTGCTCTGTCTGTCAGCAGCAGTTTACCTTGAAAGGTTCCGCCCCCTACCTACTGCCCTGTCTTCATGCTGTGTGTGAGACATGTGTGGCATCTGCAGCTGGTGGTGTCATATCATGTTCTACATGTCAGAGGGACGTCAACCTCACAGACACAACACTCCAGAAGGATGTAGTGAGACAGAAGGAAATATTCCATCTGACAGCCAAATATCGCCCCACAGAGCTTCTCTGTACACATGAAGATGACGGCAACcaggctgtgtgttggtgtccgGAGTGTGAAGAGCTGCTCTGCGAATACTGCCAGAATATGCACAATCGCTTTAAAGCTACCAGACGACATGTTGTGGTAACCTTGACGGATACAATACCGAGAAGTATGTATGCTGAATCAGTTTGTAAACTACACAATCGTTATCCTCTTGAGTATTTTGACAAAAACTGCAACAGTTTACTCTGTGCTGAATGCAAGCTTGGAGAGCATGCTGATCACGACGTTGCAGATTTAAATGTGGCTGCTGATGCTGCTAAAGGACGGATAGAAGAACATGAGAAGAACGTGTCTGCATATCGTATTTCCCACCAAACATACCTGGAGAGTATCAGCAAAGCcataaatgacacaaagaagACAAGCAGTGATATGAAGCAGGCCATTCGCCACACTTTCCATTCACTGCGGACACAACTCGatcaaagagagagagagctgaCCATCGATCTGGAGAATCTGGAGAATCAGAAGAAGCAGGAACTGTCAAATCTACACAGCGAGCAAGTCAGAGGTGACGATGAAAGTGAACGATACAAGTGTACCTCAGACTACATCGAGACAGTACTCAGATATGCTTCAAACTGGGACTTTCTGACACTGGAGAGTTCAATACAAGACGCAACGGAGAAGTACCTCACATCACTACCAACAGACTCGTACGGCGCACCTGCAACTACTTTCAACACGAGTGGATTGGATAAACTGAAATCCGACATTTCGGAATTCGGGTCTATCAGTGCAAATGGCTCAGACCAAGGTACCTacttgctctctctctcacacacatacacttacatagatagatagatagataggtataggtagatagacagatagatagatagatagatagatagatagatagatagatggattTGTAAtggttatttattattttacagacaacGGAACACAGACAGATGGCAGTTCTCTAATTAATGATGAGGGCAAATAAGAGGGGGTAAGTACtttataatgaaaaaaaaatgcctATATGTCTCGTTCCTTTGTTAGTATACAAACTATAAAGTCAAATATAAATTAATGGGTCACAAACATattatcaactcaccaaagccTTGGTTTAAGAGTGAGAAACAATTATACTGAGCGTTAGGCAgcagttatgtaggtcaagcacTGACAAAGAGGCAGGTAGTTTAGCGTACTCCAGATAATCCGTGTGTGCCCGTGTGTCAACACAGCAATTAtactatatatacacagtcactgatccTTGAACATTTGAGCTCAATTCGACCATAGCCATCAACTTAGAAATTTCTCGGCCTCGTGTTTACCTCTGTCAAAACATTCACAAAGAGAAGTAACTCTAGAGAACTACCTTAATGTcctgccgctaaaatactaatagcactgaacaCTTATGTACAAATTGTGGCCCATCATAAATATCAcataataaaaaatacaatttacagaaaatacactctcgtaacagtgTATATCCTTTTGCTACAACCTGGAGAGCCTCTAAGGTTCTGTTTTTATTCAGCCGTATTTTCTGTTTCATCATCATCCAGATATAAACATATTCAGGCTAATACAGACCCATCAATCCTCAAAAGACAACTTAACTACGTTCAAACGTTGCTTCGTTTATCTGGTTAGATCATCAATGTTCATCAGTCAAAGACCATTCTCTACTAGTAACTTCAGAGGTAAGTGCAATTTTATCGCGCTGAAAAAACTCACCCCTTCGACACTGTGTCTGCATACTTTGGTTGTTGTTCAAGGGCTAGTGACAAAAACAGGCCTGGTAGATGCCAAAGACTACACATGGTTCTATAGCTTACTGTGTTACCAGCACAACAATTGGATGACGAGAGTTTGTTagtttttgaaaggcatttagaaattgGACGAACAGGAATACATGCAACGTtctatgaataacaacttcttttttattcttaCACGAAGTTTCAAAGCTAATCCTTCTTCCTTCATGAAATGAATAGCAAGTTGAACTGCAGCTGGCCAGTAAAAGCCACTTCGGAAATTAAAATAGATTGAGGTCTGTGTTAATAGATGTTATGTTGTATTCAAAAGAGCCGTACCCAGATCTTTGAACAAACTTTCACGattaaaatcaaattttgttttAGCACGTCTTCTTTCTGTgattaagaggcgactagcgagATCAAGCTCCCCGaattggttggcatatgtcatcgtattccagttggattggtcgatgctcatgatgttgatcactgaattgtctggtcttgCCTCGATTACTTATAACTGcctccatacagctgaaatgttgctgagtagggcgtaaaactgaactcactcactgattcctATGCTACTGTGCCATGATATACTGTACAGCAAAGAAACGCATTATAGTTTAGCTGGAATACTTTGAGGTacgtcattaaacaacaaaccatctgACCACTGATGAACAGGAATGGTCACTGACTGCTGTTTCAACTGCTGTATAGAACTGGAATGGTACTGGGTTTGCAGACATACCTTCCATGATTGTAAGAATCCACGTTGTGCTGGGGTTGTAAATCTATCTTCGTTTCTTGAACTTGGTCCGAGGTATGTTCTATTATGACTGATTATTAGGCCGCAAGTAAAGGTAAACTTTTGATAGCAGACCATTGAAATGTGTAGTACCTGCTTTCGATTTCTTAACACAGATTCTTTGAGACTGTTGATCACAGTTCATATTTCCTGATGTCATTTATACGATATAGGAACGGGTATTCACGGTTGGTTGGTTTGATAATTGATACATATGTTGGGGTTTATCAACAAATAGTACTGATAGTTTGCACTGAATATATGGTAGGTTCGAAATGGTCTACAAAGTTATACTTGAGAAGCTTAGTCGGATTTCTCGTTTACACCCTTACGCAAAATGGCATTCCCCCAACAATTTGTCAGTGCATAGTTATTCAGATGACAGAAACACAtatacatgtgagtgagtgagtttttgcacagcttgtagcaatattcaagcaaatttacagcagggaacaccagaattgggcttcgcacattcttcccatgttgggaatcaatcCTGGATCTTCAACAtaacgagccaacgctttaacctctacactaccctaccgccccacTAAGTAGAGACGatattgtgtgttttcattaaTAAAGGTGTATCTCAGATCGAATGACATATATTTTCAGGGATTATGCTACATCATGACTTACGAACTGTCCTACTTATCGAATAAGTCATTACTTGTCGGCTGTCGTTTTTAAACAATTAACGAAAAATATATAACGCAATAGTTATATAGCTTGTAATCAGATGGCATTTAGCATATAAACTTAGAACATGGATCACTGCTATCAAATTTCATTATTCAAATATGTTATTCACCAGACAGATTAACTTAGACTGTTCCTCATTTCACAGACCGAGTGAACATGAGTTCAAGGCATATCGCATGCGTGTGACATGTTTTAGTTAATTTGAGTTCAAACCTCCCCAATGGTGGATTTCTATAAAATAACCGTTTTCAGGGAGATAGCAGCACTTCCGTTTATGGCATACACAAATGTTGCATAAAAAATTGGGATCCTTACTGTCTGATGCTATGAGAGATGACGTCTTTGGTGTTGAATTCTTTGTCTGTGGTGTAAGATAGTCAATAAGCACTGTATcgcattttcaaaatgtaaaagGTTTCTCGTCATGTTTCAAAGTGGGATTGGACGTTATTGTTGTGACCAATGACCACATCTGAAGTATTAATTAATGATGTCCCCGTCTACAGCTTGATAAAAATCGTCTCACATGGCGCCCTTACTTCACGTCCAAAACGGTTGAGGACGTGTACACGTGTGTTTGCTAGAAAAGCCTAAGCATGGCATATGTTCATATGACGATCCGGGTTCAGTTCGGTCTTTAGCagaacatgcttgtcgtacgaagGTGGCTGACTAGTGGTATAGGGTGGTCAGGATCCCTGACTAggatgatgctcatgatgttgatcactggattctctgatcctgactcaattatgtacagaccaccgccatgttcctggaagattgctgaattgccggcattaaacaacaatgaaCCAGTCAAATATATTGAGTTGAAACTCACCCACATCTTGTTGACTTTTATCAAGAACAAGAAACAGAGGTATTACATAAGCTGGTAGTAAATGAGGCCTACAATTAAACAGAAACGCATACCGTGATTTTGCTCACAGACGACTGGAGGATCATGCTACAAGCAAACGGAGGGTCCATCTGACCCTCGATACTGTCTATTTTCTCCACGGATTATAAGTTTACTGACTCTGATTAGTTTAAAGCGGTTCCACTTTTAGCAACGGCCAGACACAGAAACTTTGCTAAATTATCTTTAATATTTAATTAAGAACAAATTCTTAGCTTTGAAGAAGTAGGTAGGTAGAATTAAGTTACCTGTTGATACTGTGTCTGTTGCAGACtcggatttaaaaaaaatatcgtCAAACAACTACTTTGGGGGTCTTATTGTTTACTGAATCGTATAAGAAGAGTTTAGAATACAAACAATGATAGTTTTATCCTGATATGAAGTTTATAGAAATGTGTTCTCAGGTGGCAAATGTCTATTTCTGACTACAGACAGCTAACCAGCTGTACTAACaatttttgacaaaatgtttcatggagtGTTTATTTCATCGTCAATCAGTGTAAAACTGCATGGAAATAACTTAGAATACCCATATACGTATTTTCACAGCGTTATAATATCTATTTCTATCACAGTTATGACACAATTCACACACAGACGAAAATGGCAGTCCATATTCAGCGCGCTCTTTTGTAAACATTGAAACGAGGTTGACTATTAAATGTCTATTTTGTTGTTTGAAGTCGGGaaatttgttaaactgtaaacaaaaggTATATATCCAGGTCCTCAACTACAACTGGACGCTGCTCGAGCCAACACAGACTTGTGCCTCGTAACTACAGACGGTCTGCTGGTCAACTTGAGTCCCGCCACACGACACAGACACAACGGCAGGTTACGGGAATATCTGGGTACATGTgtctccacccccaccccccttccTCAACCCCCATCTACTGCCACCCCTGCCCCACACAACCCACAGTACTGTGGGACACAGTCTAGGGTCGGTGTGGTGGGTGGAGGGTGGAAGTGTCTTTTCCTGGAGATGTGTGTGGTGGAGGAGAGCCAGGTGGACAGTGAGGGGTATGTTTATCTGAAACGGCACTCCTGATGTGTCAGTGTAGAGACATGTGGCATACTGGGGGAGTCTCTGTACCAGGATGGGTCAGCAGGGGGAGAAGGGGAAGTGTTACAGaaacacaatgtctgacacacCCGGCACACAGGCCACCTTCCACTATGGCGTTGTGCTGGATGTTGGGAGGGTGAGACTCGCCTTCATCGACCTGGACAGAGAGGTTGTCTTAGTCAGGTGGATGTTGAGTGGAGGGAGTCTCTTCTTCCCGTGTTTGGTGCTGGGTGGCCAGGTTactacacagtcaacatgaaggtgataagtggagcagatatcaccatgactgacaccaagaagtcacttatctatgacgcactgaattagacaataaaataaacatgacattttgtaaatatgtaagtGGGACTTATTTAtttaaactgtcaaatgtaattGTAGTGATTGAGAGGGACGTATAAGTTATCTGTCTAcgtgttgtttgttgtgtacaaGAATGTAGCGAGGTCAGTTAAATGTGCTGTTTTTCTACTTGAGTGGATTCTGTGGGATGTAACAAACATTTTGCATCCACACATgactattgttatgattattattctcCAGTAGTTGACCCGTTTTGtatacatttcatacatgtctGGGAATTGTCTCAACAAGTAACCGACTCCACAAATTCATCAAAAGGTGTTTCAAATCATGAATCTGTTACCATATTATATGTTATAAGTCAAATTCTAACCTGTCGTGTAGATCAATTGTTTGGTTTGATCTTTCATGTCggactcagcagtatttcagatatatggtggcggtctgtaaataatcgaatcttgaccagacaatccactgatcaacagcatgagcatcgatctacacaactcgTATTCGATAACATGCTTCAACCAAGTCAAGGAGCCTGATACCGCtggtcgcgtcttacgacaagtacgGATTACTGAAGTTCAATTCTATCCCTCTTCATCTCATTTTTCTTATGTAGGTACAAACACAAGGAAATAGTAGATTTCTACAAGACGCCATATTTCTTTAGTTCCTTTTATTATGAACAAATATCATTACAGTCATTCTACCCAATAGATTCAATTTCTGTCTAACCATGGCTTCAGCATATACAAGGTGATGGACATTTAAAACGAGAAGCTGTTTTGGGGAGCTTTAACTTTTGTTTAGGCAAGGCTGACAATGAGGTTTAATAAGTTCAAGACACTAAAAGGGCTATGTCACCAGTAGATTTCTATATTTCAACAAAGTGTGGTACAATGctgttgttgattttttttcttggatGATGCAGATGGAAGCTACGTTTGTATGGTTTTGATGAAACAGAcggttttaatattttatcaaatggTATAACATTACAGTATAACAGTAattgtaaaacatatattaCTTTGCAGCTGTTAGAATTACAGTGCTAACGTCTTTCTCTGAATTATTGCTTTGATATTAATGgtattatttcatgtttatgttatatttgtgaacTACGTATACATGTCAAGTTATAACCTCTGTAACAGGGAGACGCCTAAATACCTAAGTACAGCCTAGACTACCTGTGTTATTCAAACATGTGAAATCTTTAATAAAGTTATTGTGTTGGCTGATTATGGTGTGTGCTTTATACAATCACATTTAGAATGAAGCATTTAATTTCCATGTAAGTTTTTCATCAGACACGAATGTTTTCACTTCACAGTATCTGATAATTAAAGCTCGAGGTAAACAAAGTTAATTGTGCTTCAACAGAACACATATTCTTCTttaatttgacaaatatttaacTGGCTAATTATGATATGGGGAGATTAAATCTGAAGTATATAAACAATCTCACCTcagtaacagaagattgtaccctcagagtcagacacctaatctcCAGGAAAATCAAAACagtaccagaatttgtactttactaagaaagtgcaaTTCCAAATTTGACAtacgttacatttgaccactttccatatggcattgtgtaatcacagttCTCGGCCATGGAAATTTACCTCTGTTGATCCATGGTCTAAAAAAGAGTGCTGTGATACGTAATGAAAGATATAGTCCACCTTCGGTCCACCACCCTCCATGTCCGACTTACTGCCTCGGTATTATTTCCGTATCACgcttgggaactgatgacatatgtcaaacaagtcagcgagcatgaccacccgacccATAGTcatattttatggcaagcatagaaAATTTGGTTCTCATTTGATAGtaggaaatgagtgagtgagtttagtttttcgtcGCTCTCAttaacattccagctatgtggcggtgttctgtaaataatcgcgtcaggaccagacaatccagtgatcggaTATCCTTCTGCGCAACTAGCATAAGATGAAATCTGTtcacaagtcagcgagcctgaccacggcaggtcctgttagttgcctcttacgacaaaaatgAATTACTGCAGATAATCCCAACCTTCACTGGTTTTAAACATAGGAAGGCAAGGACCATTTCCTACATGGCTTGACTTGACGAGTCTATCACGAGATATTTGTACGTCAGGGAAGATTCTGTAGCAATGGACGTTTAAAATGCATCACGCCATCGCTATTACACAGGTATGACGTGACATAACGCCGCATGCGTTTAGATCGTTGGTTCGTTGGTTAACggcagctatatgacggctgactgtaaataatcgagtctggaccagacaatccagtgatcacgagcatcgatctgcgcaattgggaaacgatgacatgtgtcaacgaagtcagcaagtctgactacccgatcccgctagtcccctcttacgacaagcatagtcgccttttatggcaagcatgggttgcagaaatcttgttctaccccggaccttcacgggtcggatcaTGCACGAAGCAGCATGAGTGAGTCTGTGAGTTGAGTTTTCCACTgcttttaataatattccagcaacatctcgacaacaggaaatgggcttcatacaacgtacccatgtgggtatcgaatcgtgatgagcgaacgctttgactacAGGGCAACCCCTTCTTTCTGTgattaagaggcgactagcgagATCAAGCTCCCCGaattggttggcatatgtcatcgtattccagttggattggtcgatgctcatgatgttgatcactgaattgtctggtcttgCCTCGATTACTTATAACTGcctccatacagctgaaatgttgctgagtagggcgtaaaactgaactcactcactgattcctATGCTACTGTGCCATGATATACTGTACAGCAAAGAAACGCATTATAGTTTAGCTGGAATACTTTGAGGTacgtcattaaacaacaaaccatctgACCACTGATGAACAGGAATGGTCACTGACTGCTGTTTCAACTGCTGTATAGAACTGGAATGGTACTGGGTTTGCAGACATACCTTCCATGATTGTAAGAATCCACGTTGTGCTGGGGTTGTAAATCTATCTTCGTTTCTTGAACTTGGTCCGAGGTATGTTCTATTATGACTGATTATTAGGCCGCAAGTAAAGGTAAACTTTTGATAGCAGACCATTGAAATGTGTAGTACCTGCTTTCGATTTCTTAACACAGATTCTTTGAGACTGTTGATCACAGTTCATATTTCCTGATGTCATTTATACGATATAGGAACGGGTATTCACGGTTGGTTGGTTTGATAAT
This genomic interval from Haliotis asinina isolate JCU_RB_2024 unplaced genomic scaffold, JCU_Hal_asi_v2 scaffold_17, whole genome shotgun sequence contains the following:
- the LOC137269796 gene encoding E3 ubiquitin-protein ligase TRIM33-like gives rise to the protein MDAFPKCSVCQQQFTLKGSAPYLLPCLHAVCETCVASAAGGVISCSTCQRDVNLTDTTLQKDVVRQKEIFHLTAKYRPTELLCTHEDDGNQAVCWCPECEELLCEYCQNMHNRFKATRRHVVVTLTDTIPRSMYAESVCKLHNRYPLEYFDKNCNSLLCAECKLGEHADHDVADLNVAADAAKGRIEEHEKNVSAYRISHQTYLESISKAINDTKKTSSDMKQAIRHTFHSLRTQLDQRERELTIDLENLENQKKQELSNLHSEQVRGDDESERYKCTSDYIETVLRYASNWDFLTLESSIQDATEKYLTSLPTDSYGAPATTFNTSGLDKLKSDISEFGSISANGSDQDNGTQTDGSSLINDEGK